A stretch of DNA from Scomber japonicus isolate fScoJap1 chromosome 19, fScoJap1.pri, whole genome shotgun sequence:
aaaatattcaaatctgagactttgtgttttttttttaaatggctgcACCATTCATCAAATGGAAATTTTGTAATGTCACATGCATGATTTTATATACCTTTCCCCCAGAAAAATAAATTGGGATCTCCACTAGGACTTAAAACACAAACCATTCTTTTtacttctctctttgtttttctccatttaaTGCATTTAGCTCATGCTGATTTTCCATCTTGATTTTTACTcaattcacattttattaaattctTATTACTGAATGCATACCATGATGACCACAAAAAGAAGAGGCTGAACAAAGTCATTGTCACATGtggtaaaaagttttatttccaGTCCTTGGTCTGCATGTACAAATATCTATAAAAAGTGAACTCTTTCACTCTTTGTATGTACATTTTGCAGCACAAGATTAACTTGGGGCCGACAAGAGGATGGATGGGGGCAGGGGGGTGATACACAATAGTCAAATTGACCACCTTCACATCTGCGAGTATGTGTCAGTCTGTCTTTCAAATTTCAATCAAGGGTGAAGTCACTTTTCCTGTACATTCCTCCTCCAGCAACAGGATGCATACATATAGGAGGCAGAACTGATCAAACCATTGCCATGATTCAAACACAGTACAGTCAAACCATGCAGACATCATCAAGTACTTCAatttcatatatattatatataatatatatatatttcatatatatattatattctataATCTTAAAATCTTTCTGTGCAGCTTATATAACaagaaataaaattaacaacagCAACGGTAACATTTCCAATGATAAACCTTGTGTTGTGTtagggagggtttttttttttaaaggtaatcACAGGGATATGAATTTAAATATTCCTGGGTATCTGTTACGAATGTTGTTTAGCAACTACCTATGCATGACAAAACAAGGGACGGCACCTGTTtctcagcttgtgtgtgtgtgtgtgtgtgtatgtgtgtgtgtgtgtattgtatgttgtatatatgtgtgtaacaTTCTTTGGAAATAGCTGCAGAAATGAAGGATAATAAcaaagatggaggagaaaaatCTTAACTTAGAGTGTGATATTTAATCAGGAAAAACAACTATaggagaaaacaaaagaaggaGGACTCTTATGTTAAAAGACAGTAACCCTCAAAAacagtgaaagaaaataaattaacaagGAACCCAACATAAATATGTAGTATTAAAAGCCGCACTCGGGTAGAATTAGTGAAGGGCTTGCAAGAAAACAATCATTTTTTCATCACTTAGTCCTCTGCCAGCGTCCTCCATTTCTATGCATGCAGTGTGAGATCAAGTGGTTTCTTCAAGAGGaatggcttgtgtgtgtgtgtgtatggatgcatatgtgtgttttaagtgtTCAGCATTCACTTTTGATTCCCCTGATAATGGATAGTTGAGTCATCAAACAGGGGGTTCTTCACCTCCATTTCTCCAGTCTGTCAAAGAGGGAATTAAATAAGATTttcagtcataaaaaaaaaactgatagtGTTGTGCACATTTGTGTCTGCATTTGCACTTGTGTGTTTCTACTCACCGGTGCAAGTCCGGGGCACTCGTATACTGTAAAGTCTCCTCCCACTTCTTCCTCATCTGAGGTGACCTCAGTGTCAGTGACTTTTTGTTCAGGCTTGTggctacagaaaaaaaaaaaaactttaaactttagGTAGAGTGGTAACAAGGTCAGAGGATGTGGTTGAGAATTCTACTTCAACTACAGATAAAAAGAGGGGAGTGGCAGAGAAAGtgaagaaacaggaaaaaagatcATACTTTCCCATTGAGAGCATCTGCTGTTTCTGGTGCTGATAGTGAAACATCTGAGCACTTTGGGCCAGAGTTTTATCTCCCATCTGGGGAcaaaacagaagaaggaagCATGTGTGACACATTCGAAAAGAGAAGCAACACTGAACAATGCATTCGCAAATCTTGCGGTTTTTGCAAGACAGAAGTGAGAAAATGAAACAGGGCGAGTTCTAACAATAGCAGACGAGTGAAGTAAGTGCATTGCTCTTACTGAGGTTCCATTTGCTGTGGTAGCAGGCGTGCTTGTCCCTCCGTAGGCTGGGTAGTCCACCTTCTCAGCTAGACGTGATTCTCTCTGCAGCCTGTGGGGGGCAACCGGTCATGAGTTTTCTGTAATATTGAGGGTCGCTTCCTGCTTCGGTGTTGTGCAATTTGCCTCAGTTTCCAGCAAAAGGTTTCACTGGTTTACTAAATTCTTGCTATAAGTCCTTATTAGTCTACATCTTAATATTTACCATTGCTAAAATTGCACATCTTCTCTTTACCACTTCTATAATCTTGAGGAACAGACCATTGCAAAGTCAGCTTTGATTAGATTTAGTCACTGTTAGCCTTATTTGGTaacaacattttaatcaaatcaattaaaatTCAATAATGAACACAATGCTGTGATTTTCAGATAAAATGTAATgcagtatgtgtatatgtgtagaTTTTGAAGGCAAAGCTAGAAGTATAGCAAACTGAAAGTGTGTTACAGTAAATGGAAGTAGGCTTGATTTTAAGggtaaaacaatacaaataaattgCAACCTTTTAACAATCAAAATAGAGATAACAGTGGCTTATTAAAGTTGTTAAGAAATCTAACACTGATGTGGTCTGATCAAAATTCTGCCTTATTTTTATTACACATTCTTTACTCTTTCCAAAAATGACTCAATCAACCAGCAGCACTTGAAAGAAACCctgaaaagtttaaaataagTGACTTCCTTATCCTTCAAAAGCTGCTTTGTTAAACACGCTGATGAGCATTTGGCTGGCACTAAACAATGTGATCTACACTCCAGTGTAAATATCATGATGCTAACTTATTTTTACAAGCTCTAAATGTTGATTCATGAGATAtgcaaatcattaaaaaaaactaatgagGAACCACTTTTGAAATATGACTGtgtatgaatgaaaaaaactaCTATTGAACTGGTCTTCTCTTTAAGTCTTCATTCATCTGATGAATCACTCAGTATTAATCATTGCTGTTTGTCATGGATCATTTTCTACTATCTGGTCagtctttttatgtgtgtgtttattttattatgagtTCCATAATTATTCCATAATATCAATTCCACTGTATTTGTTTCGACTTACTTGATATAACAGACGCTAGCCATGATCACTGCCACAGCACCCACCACGACACACACTGAGATCATAACTGGAAGTTGAATCAAACGAAAGAGGaatagaaagaaggaacagagaaTGTTATGGAGTAAATAAGATGACTGCTCTGCTGAGACATTTACTATGGCTGCTAAATATATAAGCTCATTTGCACTTCAAAATTTGCAAAATGAGCTGTCATAGTCATCCTGGGTAACATGATATTcaacataaaaccaaaaaatgacCAGCTATTCCTTTGGGATACATTGAGTGTAAATCATTAGTGTAATCTAGACAGTAGATATTGAACAGATTGACAAAAAATAAGGttgataaaaaacatttcattagaTCAAATTTGTATCCATCATCTGTTTATACCCATATCATGCACCAGCACCCTTTCTCTGTCACATTCTGGGTGTAGTAAGGCTATTTAAGACTGCTGCAGGCATCTGATCCCCTTCCATTTTATTATCTTACTATGCTGAGGACATCAAATCATACTTACTGACAATAATGCTGTCATTCTTCCGTGCTGGCACAACTATAGGACCGAGTCGGCCCTTAACCGCTGTGGTCTTAGGCTGGGGGGTCGGTGTGTGAGGAAGAGCAGTAGTTGCACCGTGGGGGGCTTTAGTGGCGGTGTGCAGgcctttctgtttgtgtttggagGAATCTGTCTTGCTTTTTTTAACATCTGTCTGGGAGTCTGCGGCAGCTGGAGAGAGTGagtcatacaaaaaaaaaaaaacaacagaattatGATCAAAGGGGGAAAAGCACAAGATCGGATGGAGATCAAGAAAAATAAGTTCCTatacatgacatttaaaaaacacctaCTAActcaaaacaggaagtaataTGTTTGTTACTTATATTGTAGTATGTCTGTCTTAAGACTGCTCTCAGGGTTCTTACCAGGATGTTTGACTTGCttttttggttgtttgattTCTGTCACCGCTTGTTTTTCGATGTAGGAGTGAAGGTAATCAATCTCGTCATCCAGGTCAGGATAGATTGGAGTTTTACCTAAAGGACACACAACATTAAAAGATAGTTCAAATTTACTGTTACACAAATCAAACTGGCACTAAAATTCACAGTCGAAACACCAAAGGATTGGTACAAAGCACTTTAAATCATAGAAATAACACAACAATCAGTCAGTAACATTTACAATAACTTCATATACATTTGGTTGTACCTGTTCAACCACAAACACAGTTACCAGGGCAACAGGCCTTTGCCTCAAGTAGCTGTTTTTCTACAGCTGGAAAATATACTTTTGAAGCTTTTTCATGTCCGTAGGTAATGTGTGACTATTGTTGTGTGTAAGACCGGGAGATGCATATGTTTTAGACATGTATACACACTTGCTCCCATCCTTTACATATGTTTTTCAGAGTTTGCCTCAGAAGTGACAAACAGGGAGTGTGTCCATGCGTGTTGTTTGTTTGAagactggtaaaaaaaaaaaagagacaacacTAAACTGCTTTTTAACAGCCCTTTAGGCCAGACAGTTAGCCGCATTCCTGCAGTACAGCCGAGGTCTCCGGGGTGACGAGGAGGgctgatagtgtgtgtgtggccggGGGTGGAAGCACAGCAGGAGGGGGGTAGGAGCAATCAGCCAGACCTTTGCCTCACTGGGTGTCAGTTTTCTATGTTCACAATCAAATATCTAACTAATGTTATTTGTGATTAAAACGGCCAAGTCAGCAAATCATGAAAAAAGTAGTTGAGaacaaaaaaagtagaaaaaaacacaaatggtgCTTGACAGGAAAGCACATTTCGCAGATATCATTACCCATTAAGCATCCTGGGCCACACAAGTACAGTTGATTTATATGATACTGATACTAAAACCAGTTTGACAAAAAAACGTTAGCATTGCcagtaaatgtatttacacaATTGTGTAATTACACATTATTACAAACACCTACATTAGATTAATGATTACAGTGTCACTTTCCCTCCAGAAGGTTGGCCATCTGGCTGTGTTAATGTGTATGATATGACAAGCCAGCACTTTCACTGCCTGCTTTGTTATTTTCTTATCCCCCTCCACTAATGGCCATTTAGTGCACTCCATAGCAGGTGTCTGTGGAGGCGGGATGCACCATCTGTACTTTGCAGGTGGCTGAGAGCTCCAACAGTGCCCAGTCTGCTCACCAGCAGTGTGTGGTAATACAGGTTTGAATTTTAGAGGAGACTTTTAAAAGAGAAGGGAGACTTGATTTAAAATCTGCAgggaaaaggtaaaaaaaaaaagtattcatcTATTTATAAGAAAACCCCCGGGGACTTCACCGAGGCCAAAGTTGATAATTCACCCCCTCAAAAAAGTGAcgattgtgtgtatgtgtgtggtttgtcACACACCGACTAAGCACGCACACCTCTCCCGTTGTAAGAGAGTTTTGTCACTAGCTTGATAATGACCCATAACCTCTTGAGAGGCACCCAGGGGGCAGTTGGGTACTACAAACAAACACtaaacagctcaacagggaTTGAGGGTCACACACATCTGTGCTGTCCTCTTTTCCCACTTAAAACCCATTCAgatttcttcctcccccccctaACCAcatacatgcgcacacacacagtctcttcCTGCTTCCCTTTTCATTGTCAAGACACTGATTTCACtgattttatttccttcttttttgcCTACATTTGAGTAACAATTACAAAATGTGTTACGGCATATTTTAAGAGAATACAGAAACTAAAGACTACACAACGAAAACGTCAATTATGATTAATCTAAATGCTTTCAGATGACACTTTGTGTCTTTGTATTACTAAGACTGAGTGTGTCATGCGGTCTTGGCATAACAGCCATATGAACCATAATACCTGACTACCAAGACAAAGACAGCTAAGAGAAGGAGATCATATCAGATTATGATCATATTATCAGGCACTAAATGATAAAACAGGACTATGATTGCTTTcattaatgtgttatttaatgtaatttaatacattACCTATATCATTCAGTCTACAAAATGTCCTgacaaaatcaagaaaatctcAAATTTTATATAAATCTGATATTTTAGTTAAACAGTAGCAAGTTACTGACCTGAGTCCCTCCTCAGTGACAATATTAAAGTCTTATCTATGGATTATTGACTTATACTTGTGTGTCctgctgccctctagtggacatGTTAATATGTTGcctgaaggaggaagagagtgacCAACTTTATGTATTGTGGTCAGCCAGTATAAAGCACAAAAGGCCCTGCAAGGTTTAAATTGTCTAATTTATTTGCTATTCTCAGTGTTTTGAGGAAAGGTCAACAGGATGGTTAAGCTAAAATGAAGGAACAAATAAAGGAGTGGAACACAGTTAATAAGTATTTTTTCCTATAAAGTCTATGGCTGGTAAGGTGGCTGGCTGTGAATCACCTTTCCTCCTGCTATAAAAAGTTAGTCTCAACAGACTGCAGAGTTTCGAGTCAATACAGGAAATCTACTGTATGTCCTAACCTTCAATAAACAGTCCCACCTGTCTTTCATCCAGGGTTTAAAAAATGACCCATCAattataaaaatacaatgaaagccagaaaaaaagtcagggatgaaaatatataaatacatgtttcaGCATTTATTATTTAGAATACCTTGTGAAAGCAGAATATTTAAGAGAAAATAAGTAtaagtttaaaacatttttttttttaaattaaactatttcAGTGTGAAGAAGCCTGACTACAGTGTATAAATACAGAAAGTGGTCATCTTTGAAACACATGGTGGGCATGTTAAGTA
This window harbors:
- the npdc1a gene encoding neural proliferation differentiation and control protein 1a yields the protein MLPLSSPRDGPQCRASLLLAAVLLCVIPATASLPAGSQCPPHIDCAKEGRHFCKPGSSHCGPCLKPLEEDEEGSCVVVKKRHRQHGKTPIYPDLDDEIDYLHSYIEKQAVTEIKQPKKQVKHPAAADSQTDVKKSKTDSSKHKQKGLHTATKAPHGATTALPHTPTPQPKTTAVKGRLGPIVVPARKNDSIIVIMISVCVVVGAVAVIMASVCYIKLQRESRLAEKVDYPAYGGTSTPATTANGTSMGDKTLAQSAQMFHYQHQKQQMLSMGNHKPEQKVTDTEVTSDEEEVGGDFTVYECPGLAPTGEMEVKNPLFDDSTIHYQGNQK